A genome region from Sceloporus undulatus isolate JIND9_A2432 ecotype Alabama chromosome 1, SceUnd_v1.1, whole genome shotgun sequence includes the following:
- the LOC121927028 gene encoding glutamic acid-rich protein-like: MATAAKKAAAAAAQAQQLQRRSSTSMEHSSSLLEEIRKINAKMESMQTNLQQEIKSLRTDLKQDFKSEVKKISQSLEEVKKDVNQAKSKIKDLEVKSKKLEEATTKLDLQHERDLDQKALEDQKHRENCLKIRGLKELKNEDLYDYVVTTLADYMEIPKMEYLCEINKTFRVNSTFAREQNISRDTVVYFVRKKARDDVLFQSYQKDLIIEGKQVKIYKDVPKRILRKREDYKFLTTQLSKKKIFYKWEKLEGLSVNFKQKWYKLNTIQKAKDFWKKNGQEIQNTFVRRNKTYPQNSTIKGTVQTRSQKKKEEAQAQTQAERKDSLNRDEEDEDLDENQEEEGELGSDRRSSLDSTGKVEEGEKEEEEEEEEEEEEEEGEGEEEIDDI; the protein is encoded by the coding sequence ATGGCTACAGCTGCTAAaaaagctgctgctgcagctgcacaAGCACAGCAATTGCAGAGGAGATCCTCAACCTCAATGGAGCATAGCTCATCATTATTAGAAGAAATAcgtaaaataaatgcaaaaatggaAAGTATGCAGACGAATCTACAACAGGAAATAAAAAGTCTGAGGACAGATTTAAAACAAGACTTTAAATCAGAAGTTAAGAAAATCTCTCAGTCTTTGGAGGAAGTTAAAAAGGATGTCAACCAAGCTAAATCAAAGATTAAAGACTTAGAAGTCAAATCTAAAAAATTGGAGGAAGCTACAACTAAGCTGGATTTGCAACACGAGAGAGATTTGGACCAAAAAGCTCTGGAAGATCAAAAGCATAGAGAAAACTGTCTAAAAATCCGCGGACTGAAAGAACTTAAAAACGAAGATTTATATGATTATGTTGTAACTACTTTAGCAGACTACATGGAAATCCCAAAAATGGAATATCTTTGTGAAATCAATAAAACATTTAGAGTGAACTCCACATTCGCGAGGGAGCAAAATATATCCAGGGACACGGTAGTTTATTTTGTGAGGAAAAAAGCTCGGGATGATGTGTTATTTCAAAGCTATCAAAAAGATTTGATTATTGAAGGTAAACAAGTCAAAATCTATAAAGATGTGCCCAAAAGAATTTTGAGGAAACGGGAAGATTATAAATTCTTAACAACACAATTGAGTAAAAAGAAGATATTTTATAAGTGGGAAAAATTAGAAGGACTTTCAGTAAACTTTAAGCAAAAATGGTATAAACTTAATACAATCCAAAAAGCTAAagatttttggaagaaaaatgggcaAGAAATTCAGAATACCTTTGTGAGACGAAATAAAACATATCCACAGAACTCTACAATCAAAGGCACAGTGCAAACTAGAAGccaaaaaaagaaggaggaggcacaAGCCCAAACACAAGCAGAAAGGAAAGATTCTTTGAATAGAGATGAGGAAGACGAAGACCTGGATGAAAatcaagaggaggagggagagttaGGAAGCGATAGAAGATCATCCCTAGATTCAACCGGAAaagtagaagaaggagagaaagaagaagaagaagaagaagaagaagaagaagaagaagaagaaggagaaggagaggaggagattgACGATATATAA